In one window of Ferriphaselus amnicola DNA:
- the mfd gene encoding transcription-repair coupling factor, translated as MLFDSTHSRPRYANLHGSSDALALAQFARKQSPLVILTADAREAQRLVEELPYFDPKLRVHLLPDWETLPYDHFSPHQDLVSERLATLHHVRTSAYDVLIVPVTTALYPLPPVSYMAAYTFFMNKGERLVLDAFRAQMTLAGYTHVQQVLTPGEYCVRGGLIDLFPMGSPVPYRIDLFDDEIETIATFDVDTQRTIYPVPDIRLLPAREFPLDEAGQARFRKNFRERFEGDPSKAGIYKDVSKGIAPAGIEYYLPLFFDETATLFDYLPPNATLCLHHAVNDAITEFGKDAANRYKLLRGDPQRPLLEPHELFMDGEQFFGRVKEFGRVDVVDKDEGSTLTSCPTTPIPPIAVDRKAEVPVLAFQSFIRNQIGRVLLLAESLGRREIMAGYLREYGLTPETCESYAEFEQGKAAFMLGVAPLQRGFTLTDTQLAIVTETELYASQPKSRNTRSTKKSSVEGMLRDLSELKPGDAVVHEQHGIGRYMGLVTLDLGEGGNEFLLLQYSGEDKLYVPVSQLHVISRYSGGAAEDAPLHKLGSGAWDKAKRRAMQQVRDTAAELLNLYAQRATRKGHAFKLTYHDYEAFAAGFGFEETPDQAAAIEAVILDLQSGKPMDRLICGDVGFGKTEVALRAAFVAAMEGKQVAVLAPTTLLVEQHYQNFSSRFADWPVRIAELSRFKSTKETTQALKDLAEGKVDIVIGTHKLIQKDIKFSNLGLVIIDEEHRFGVQQKERLKALRAEVDVLTLTATPIPRTLAMSLEGLRDFSVIATAPQRRLSIKTFVSGYSQGVIREAVLRELKRGGQVYFLHNEVDTMPNMLEKLTTLLPEARIRMAHGQMGERELESVMRDFTHQRFNVLLCSTIIETGIDVPSANTIIMNRADRFGLAQLHQLRGRVGRSHHQAYAYLLVDSLDGLTAQAKKRLEAIQAMEQLGSGFYLAMHDLEIRGAGEVLGESQSGEMQEIGFALYTDMLNAAITSLRQGHEPDMAHPLGVTTEINLHTPALLPNDYCGDIHQRLVLYKRLASCTSLDELETMQAELIDRFGLLPDAAEALLLCHQLRIAAKPLGIAKLDASSEAIQIQFVPNPPIDPTKIIKLIQTKRHYKLVGQDKLRIELKYHDLTQRVLAIRSFFGELK; from the coding sequence ATGCTGTTCGATTCCACCCATTCCCGCCCGCGCTACGCCAACCTGCACGGCTCGTCCGATGCTTTGGCGCTGGCACAATTCGCCCGCAAACAGTCGCCGCTGGTGATCTTGACGGCGGATGCGCGCGAGGCACAGCGGCTGGTGGAAGAGCTGCCTTACTTTGACCCCAAGCTGCGCGTGCATCTGCTACCAGACTGGGAAACGCTGCCCTACGACCATTTCTCGCCGCATCAGGACTTGGTCTCCGAACGCCTCGCCACGCTGCACCATGTCCGCACCAGTGCCTATGACGTGTTGATCGTACCGGTGACCACCGCGCTCTACCCACTGCCGCCGGTGAGTTACATGGCGGCCTACACCTTCTTCATGAACAAGGGCGAGCGGCTGGTACTGGATGCTTTCCGCGCGCAGATGACGCTGGCAGGCTACACCCACGTGCAGCAGGTGCTCACCCCCGGCGAGTATTGCGTGCGCGGCGGGCTGATCGACCTGTTCCCGATGGGTAGCCCAGTGCCGTACCGCATCGACCTGTTCGATGACGAGATCGAGACCATCGCCACCTTTGACGTGGACACGCAGCGCACCATCTACCCCGTGCCGGACATTCGCTTGCTGCCCGCGCGCGAGTTTCCATTGGACGAAGCTGGGCAGGCGCGCTTCCGCAAGAATTTCCGCGAACGCTTTGAGGGCGACCCCTCCAAAGCCGGCATCTACAAGGATGTGAGCAAGGGCATCGCCCCAGCCGGCATCGAGTACTACCTGCCGCTGTTCTTCGACGAGACCGCCACGCTGTTCGACTACTTGCCGCCCAACGCCACGCTGTGCCTACACCACGCCGTGAACGATGCCATCACCGAATTCGGCAAGGATGCGGCCAACCGCTACAAACTGCTGCGCGGCGATCCGCAACGCCCGCTGTTGGAGCCGCATGAGCTGTTCATGGATGGCGAGCAGTTTTTTGGACGGGTCAAGGAATTTGGACGGGTAGATGTCGTTGATAAAGACGAAGGCTCCACGCTGACAAGCTGTCCCACGACGCCCATTCCGCCCATCGCCGTGGATCGCAAGGCGGAGGTGCCGGTGTTGGCGTTTCAGTCCTTCATCAGAAATCAGATCGGACGGGTGTTGCTGCTGGCGGAATCACTGGGGCGGCGCGAGATCATGGCGGGCTATCTGCGCGAGTACGGGCTAACGCCGGAGACGTGCGAGAGCTACGCCGAATTCGAGCAAGGCAAAGCAGCGTTCATGCTGGGTGTCGCTCCCTTGCAACGGGGCTTCACGCTCACGGACACACAGTTAGCCATCGTTACCGAGACCGAGCTGTACGCCTCCCAGCCCAAGAGCCGTAACACACGCAGCACCAAAAAGAGCAGCGTCGAAGGGATGCTGCGCGATTTGTCCGAGCTCAAGCCGGGCGACGCGGTCGTGCATGAGCAGCACGGCATCGGACGCTACATGGGCTTGGTCACGCTGGATTTGGGCGAGGGCGGCAACGAATTCCTGCTGTTGCAATATTCGGGCGAGGACAAGCTCTACGTACCCGTGTCGCAACTGCACGTCATCAGCCGTTACAGCGGCGGTGCGGCGGAAGATGCGCCATTGCACAAGCTGGGCAGCGGCGCATGGGACAAGGCCAAGCGCCGAGCCATGCAACAGGTGCGCGATACCGCTGCCGAACTACTGAACCTCTACGCCCAGCGCGCCACGCGTAAGGGTCACGCTTTCAAGCTGACCTACCACGACTACGAGGCCTTCGCCGCTGGCTTCGGTTTCGAGGAAACGCCCGATCAGGCCGCCGCCATCGAGGCTGTCATCCTCGACCTGCAATCCGGCAAGCCGATGGATAGGTTGATCTGCGGCGACGTGGGATTCGGCAAGACCGAGGTTGCGCTGCGCGCCGCCTTCGTCGCCGCGATGGAAGGCAAGCAGGTAGCGGTGTTAGCCCCCACTACGCTGCTGGTCGAGCAGCATTACCAAAATTTCTCCAGCCGCTTCGCCGATTGGCCGGTGCGTATCGCCGAGCTGTCCCGCTTCAAGTCGACCAAGGAAACCACGCAGGCGCTGAAAGACTTGGCCGAGGGCAAGGTGGACATCGTGATCGGCACACACAAGCTGATCCAGAAAGACATCAAGTTCTCCAACCTCGGGCTGGTCATCATCGACGAAGAGCATCGCTTCGGTGTGCAGCAGAAAGAGCGCCTGAAAGCGCTGCGCGCCGAAGTGGACGTACTGACGCTAACCGCCACGCCGATCCCGCGCACGCTAGCGATGTCGCTGGAAGGGCTGCGCGACTTCTCGGTGATCGCCACTGCGCCGCAGCGCCGCTTGTCGATCAAGACGTTCGTCAGCGGCTACAGCCAGGGCGTGATCCGCGAAGCGGTGCTGCGCGAATTGAAGCGCGGTGGGCAGGTGTACTTCCTGCATAACGAAGTGGACACCATGCCCAATATGCTGGAGAAGCTGACCACCTTGCTGCCGGAAGCGCGCATCCGCATGGCACACGGTCAGATGGGCGAGCGCGAACTGGAGTCGGTGATGCGCGACTTCACCCACCAGCGCTTCAATGTGCTGCTGTGCTCCACCATCATCGAGACCGGCATCGACGTGCCCAGCGCCAACACTATCATCATGAACCGCGCCGACCGCTTCGGCCTCGCGCAGTTACACCAGTTGCGTGGTCGCGTTGGGCGTTCGCACCATCAGGCTTACGCCTATCTGCTGGTGGATAGTCTGGACGGGCTGACCGCGCAGGCCAAGAAACGTCTCGAAGCGATTCAGGCGATGGAGCAATTGGGCAGCGGCTTTTATCTCGCCATGCACGATCTGGAGATACGCGGCGCGGGCGAGGTGCTGGGCGAATCACAGAGCGGTGAGATGCAGGAGATCGGCTTCGCCCTTTATACCGACATGCTCAACGCTGCCATCACTTCTCTGCGGCAAGGCCACGAGCCTGACATGGCACACCCGCTGGGCGTCACCACCGAGATCAATCTGCACACACCGGCGCTGCTGCCCAACGATTACTGCGGCGACATCCACCAGCGGCTGGTGTTGTACAAGCGGCTGGCGAGCTGCACTTCACTGGACGAACTGGAGACCATGCAAGCCGAGTTGATTGACCGCTTCGGCCTGCTGCCGGACGCCGCCGAAGCGCTGCTTCTATGCCACCAGCTACGTATCGCCGCCAAGCCATTGGGCATCGCCAAACTGGACGCTTCCTCGGAGGCTATCCAGATCCAATTCGTGCCGAATCCACCCATCGATCCGACGAAGATCATCAAATTGATCCAGACCAAGCGTCACTACAAGTTGGTAGGACAGGACAAGCTGCGTATCGAGTTAAAGTATCACGACCTCACCCAACGAGTGCTGGCGATCAGAAGTTTCTTTGGGGAGTTAAAGTGA
- a CDS encoding ParA family protein — MATIAIFNQKGGVGKTTTCLNLTAGLTRAQRCPVVIDLDPQAHMTLASGVRDVRADTSVAAFFKGGAPLANLIQETAGGWQLIPATLELAKIDVMFGNDTQAGMMLSHGLKEELALTGAPVLIDCCPMLGVLTLNALLAADRVLIPVSADFLSLQGVHRLEVALNVLETKLKRKIERRVVVTRFDARRKLAFEIYDKVKERYGDLVCNTRISENVALATSPMHAKDIFSFAPNSPGAVDYKALTLELIKSGFFS, encoded by the coding sequence ATGGCGACTATCGCCATTTTCAACCAAAAAGGTGGCGTGGGAAAAACCACCACTTGTTTGAATCTGACCGCAGGATTGACTCGGGCGCAGCGCTGCCCGGTCGTGATAGACCTTGACCCGCAGGCACACATGACGCTGGCCTCGGGTGTTCGCGACGTGCGAGCAGACACAAGTGTCGCTGCGTTCTTCAAGGGCGGCGCGCCACTTGCCAACTTGATTCAAGAAACAGCTGGCGGTTGGCAACTGATTCCCGCCACGTTAGAGCTGGCCAAGATCGATGTGATGTTCGGTAACGACACACAGGCTGGCATGATGCTAAGTCATGGGCTGAAAGAAGAGCTCGCGCTCACCGGCGCCCCCGTGCTGATCGACTGCTGCCCCATGTTAGGTGTATTGACGCTGAATGCGCTGTTGGCCGCAGATCGTGTGCTGATTCCGGTTTCCGCTGACTTTCTCTCCCTGCAAGGTGTACACCGGCTGGAGGTTGCGCTCAATGTATTGGAGACCAAGCTGAAGCGGAAGATCGAGCGCCGAGTGGTGGTCACTCGCTTTGATGCAAGACGGAAACTGGCATTCGAGATCTACGACAAGGTCAAAGAGCGTTACGGTGACTTGGTATGCAACACCCGCATCAGTGAGAACGTCGCACTAGCGACGAGTCCCATGCACGCGAAAGACATCTTCAGCTTCGCCCCAAACAGTCCAGGCGCAGTTGACTACAAGGCGCTAACGCTGGAACTGATCAAGTCGGGGTTCTTTAGCTAG
- the ubiE gene encoding bifunctional demethylmenaquinone methyltransferase/2-methoxy-6-polyprenyl-1,4-benzoquinol methylase UbiE, translated as MSKTTHFGFQTVAEEEKAKKVAGVFTNVASKYDVMNDLMSAGLHRLWKRFAVSVSSVRAGDRVLDVAGGSADLSRLFLKAVGSGGQVVLTDINNAMLRVGRDRLLDEGIVTPTAQCDAEHLPFPDNYFDCVNISFGLRNVTHKDAALREMRRVLKPGGRVLVLEFSKVAKPLEKAYDLYSFKLLPFMGKLVADDPDSYRYLAESIRMHPGQEELKQMMVDAGLSRVEYFNLTGGVVAVHRGYKL; from the coding sequence ATGAGCAAAACCACCCACTTCGGTTTTCAGACCGTCGCTGAAGAAGAGAAAGCCAAGAAGGTCGCGGGCGTGTTCACCAACGTCGCCAGCAAATACGACGTGATGAACGACCTCATGTCTGCTGGCTTGCACCGCCTCTGGAAACGCTTCGCCGTCAGCGTCAGCAGCGTGCGCGCTGGGGATCGCGTGTTGGACGTGGCAGGCGGCTCGGCGGATTTGTCGCGCCTGTTCCTGAAGGCGGTCGGCAGCGGCGGGCAAGTCGTGCTCACTGACATCAACAACGCCATGCTGCGCGTCGGTCGTGATCGTTTGCTAGACGAAGGCATCGTCACTCCGACGGCGCAATGCGATGCCGAACACCTGCCCTTCCCCGACAACTACTTCGACTGCGTCAACATCTCCTTCGGCTTGCGCAACGTCACCCACAAAGACGCCGCCCTGCGCGAGATGCGCCGCGTACTCAAGCCGGGTGGCCGCGTGCTGGTGCTGGAGTTCTCCAAAGTCGCCAAACCGCTAGAAAAAGCCTACGACCTGTACTCGTTCAAGCTGCTGCCGTTCATGGGCAAACTGGTTGCCGACGACCCCGACAGCTACCGCTACCTCGCCGAATCCATCCGCATGCATCCGGGACAGGAAGAGCTGAAGCAGATGATGGTGGATGCAGGATTGTCGCGCGTGGAGTACTTCAACTTGACCGGCGGCGTGGTGGCGGTGCATCGGGGGTATAAGTTGTAA
- a CDS encoding gamma-butyrobetaine hydroxylase-like domain-containing protein → MPTPTEITAHQNSRTLEIAFDDGASFVLPFEFLRVNSPSAEVRGHGPGQETLQVGKRNVGLSEIVPVGSYAVKLAFDDGHDSGLYTWQYLYELGKDQDGLWQEYLQRLEAAGESRD, encoded by the coding sequence ATGCCGACACCCACCGAAATCACCGCACACCAGAACTCCCGCACGCTGGAGATCGCTTTCGACGACGGCGCAAGCTTCGTCTTGCCGTTCGAGTTCCTGCGCGTCAACTCTCCCTCCGCCGAAGTGCGTGGCCACGGGCCTGGGCAGGAGACTTTGCAGGTCGGCAAGCGCAACGTCGGCCTGAGCGAGATCGTCCCGGTCGGCAGCTACGCCGTCAAACTGGCATTTGACGACGGCCATGATTCTGGCCTCTACACTTGGCAATACTTGTACGAACTGGGCAAGGATCAAGACGGGCTGTGGCAGGAGTATCTGCAACGACTGGAAGCGGCGGGCGAAAGCCGAGATTGA
- the metF gene encoding methylenetetrahydrofolate reductase [NAD(P)H] gives MNKTPISFEFFPPQTPEGLGKLADTCKQLALYKPEYFSVTFGAGGSTRDRTLATVEQILHQGYGAAPHLSCVGSTRENIREILHTYKALGVKRIVALRGDLPSGMATTGEFQYANELVSFIRAETGEHFHLEVAAYPEVHPQARSARDDLLNFKRKMHAGANAAITQYFYNADAYFHFVEQARKQGITQPIVPGIMPIMKYSQLARFSEMCGAEIPRWMRKTLEGYGDDTDSVQAFGRDAVTQLCEQLLTAGVPGLHFYTLNQAAASTEILKRLGYRA, from the coding sequence ATGAACAAGACGCCCATCAGTTTTGAGTTTTTCCCCCCGCAGACCCCGGAAGGGCTGGGCAAACTAGCCGATACCTGCAAGCAACTGGCGCTATACAAGCCAGAATATTTTTCCGTGACCTTTGGCGCGGGCGGCTCCACCCGTGACCGCACGCTGGCTACCGTCGAACAGATCCTGCATCAGGGCTACGGTGCCGCGCCGCATCTATCCTGCGTCGGCTCCACCCGCGAGAATATCCGCGAGATTCTGCACACTTACAAAGCGCTGGGCGTGAAGCGCATCGTCGCCCTGCGCGGCGACCTGCCGTCCGGCATGGCCACCACCGGCGAGTTCCAATACGCTAACGAACTGGTGTCGTTCATTCGCGCCGAGACCGGCGAGCACTTCCATCTGGAAGTCGCCGCCTATCCCGAAGTGCATCCGCAGGCTCGCTCAGCGCGCGACGACCTACTCAACTTCAAGCGCAAGATGCACGCGGGCGCGAATGCCGCCATCACCCAATATTTTTACAATGCCGACGCCTACTTCCACTTCGTCGAACAAGCACGCAAGCAAGGCATCACTCAGCCCATCGTGCCCGGCATCATGCCGATCATGAAATACTCGCAACTGGCGCGCTTCTCCGAGATGTGCGGTGCCGAGATTCCACGCTGGATGCGCAAAACGCTGGAAGGCTACGGTGACGATACCGACTCGGTTCAGGCTTTTGGGCGTGACGCAGTCACTCAGTTGTGCGAACAACTGCTGACCGCAGGCGTACCTGGGCTGCATTTCTACACGTTGAATCAGGCCGCCGCTTCCACCGAAATTCTGAAGCGCTTGGGCTATCGCGCATAA
- a CDS encoding zinc ribbon domain-containing protein YjdM → MSDLPKCPKCSSEYTYEDGDNFVCPECAHEWPKVAAEAVEETKVFKDAFGTLLVDGDTVTVIKDLKIKGSSSVVKVGTKVKNIRLVDGDHDIDCKIDGIGAMQLKTEFVKKV, encoded by the coding sequence ATGAGCGATCTACCCAAATGTCCGAAATGCAGTTCGGAATACACCTATGAAGACGGCGACAATTTCGTCTGCCCGGAATGCGCGCACGAATGGCCGAAGGTCGCAGCGGAAGCTGTTGAAGAAACCAAGGTGTTCAAGGACGCGTTCGGTACGCTGCTGGTTGATGGCGATACGGTGACGGTCATCAAGGATCTGAAGATCAAGGGTTCGTCGTCGGTGGTGAAGGTCGGCACTAAGGTGAAGAACATCCGACTAGTGGACGGCGACCACGACATCGACTGCAAGATCGACGGCATCGGCGCGATGCAGTTGAAGACGGAGTTCGTTAAGAAGGTTTGA
- a CDS encoding YlcI/YnfO family protein: MKTATMPALRVQPELRQAAEEILRPGETLSAFVEDSLRRNVAFRRTQQEFIARGLTSRDEAKKTGVYFSSEEVLAELDTLIASAKKEGA; encoded by the coding sequence ATGAAAACCGCGACCATGCCCGCTTTGCGGGTGCAACCTGAGTTGAGACAAGCTGCCGAGGAGATTCTGCGTCCCGGCGAGACGCTTTCCGCCTTCGTCGAGGACTCGTTGCGGCGCAATGTGGCGTTTCGGCGGACACAGCAGGAGTTCATTGCGCGCGGTTTGACTTCGCGGGATGAGGCAAAGAAAACCGGCGTGTACTTCTCTTCGGAAGAGGTGTTGGCAGAGTTGGACACCCTCATTGCCAGTGCCAAAAAAGAAGGCGCGTAG
- the trhP gene encoding prephenate-dependent tRNA uridine(34) hydroxylase TrhP: MMKSPELLLPAGTLDKMRTAYAFGADAVYAGQPRYSLRARNNEFKLEELQIGIQEAHALGKKLFVASNLMPHNAKVKTYMADMEPVIAMKPDALIMADPGLIAMVRERWPEQEIHLSVQANTVNYAAVKFWKSLGLSRVILSRELSLDEIEEIRQQCPDMELEVFVHGALCIAYSGRCLLSGYFNHRDANQGTCTNSCRWDYKIDNAEENGTGDIERLPEKLDFDFDKALSQSALSDCGSQPRHPMADRVYVISRQDHPGELMPVLEDEHGTYIMNSKDLRAVEHVERLVKIGIDSLKVEGRTKSIYYVARTAQVYRQAIDDAVAGRPFNLSLLGALDALANRGYTDGFYERHHTHEQQNYMRGHSESFRQQYVGDIVSCANGMAEIDVKNKFSVGDKLEIIHPAGNHIIDLTEMRSLEGVTMNVAPGSGHRVQIPLQGELAKGMVARFL, translated from the coding sequence ATGATGAAATCACCTGAACTGTTACTTCCCGCTGGAACGCTCGATAAGATGCGCACCGCCTACGCTTTTGGCGCAGACGCGGTGTACGCGGGGCAACCGCGCTACTCCTTGCGCGCACGCAACAACGAATTCAAGCTGGAAGAGTTGCAGATCGGCATTCAGGAAGCGCACGCACTGGGCAAGAAATTGTTCGTCGCAAGCAACCTGATGCCGCACAACGCGAAGGTGAAGACCTACATGGCCGACATGGAGCCGGTCATCGCGATGAAGCCAGATGCGCTCATCATGGCCGACCCCGGCCTGATCGCCATGGTGCGCGAACGCTGGCCGGAGCAGGAGATCCATCTTTCAGTGCAGGCGAACACGGTCAACTATGCAGCGGTGAAATTCTGGAAGTCACTGGGTCTGTCACGGGTGATTCTGTCGCGTGAGTTGTCATTGGACGAGATCGAAGAAATTCGCCAGCAATGCCCAGACATGGAGCTGGAAGTGTTCGTGCACGGCGCGCTGTGCATCGCTTACTCTGGCCGCTGCCTACTTTCAGGCTACTTCAATCACCGCGACGCGAATCAGGGTACGTGCACCAATTCTTGCCGCTGGGACTACAAGATCGATAACGCCGAGGAGAATGGCACCGGCGATATCGAGAGACTCCCTGAGAAACTGGATTTCGATTTCGACAAGGCACTCAGCCAAAGCGCGCTGTCCGACTGCGGCAGCCAGCCGCGCCACCCGATGGCTGACCGCGTGTACGTGATTTCCCGGCAGGATCACCCGGGCGAACTGATGCCGGTGCTGGAAGACGAGCACGGTACCTACATCATGAATTCCAAAGACCTGCGCGCCGTCGAACACGTGGAGCGTCTGGTGAAGATCGGCATCGACTCGCTCAAGGTCGAGGGCCGCACCAAGTCGATCTACTACGTGGCCCGCACCGCGCAGGTGTATCGCCAAGCCATCGACGATGCCGTGGCCGGTCGCCCGTTCAATTTGAGCCTGCTAGGCGCGCTGGACGCGCTGGCGAATCGCGGCTACACCGATGGTTTCTACGAGCGCCACCACACCCACGAACAACAGAATTACATGCGCGGCCACTCGGAGAGCTTCCGTCAGCAATACGTCGGCGACATCGTGAGCTGCGCCAACGGCATGGCTGAGATCGACGTGAAGAACAAATTCTCGGTCGGCGACAAGTTGGAGATCATCCATCCGGCGGGCAACCACATCATTGATCTAACCGAGATGCGCAGCCTCGAAGGTGTGACCATGAACGTCGCCCCCGGCAGCGGCCATCGCGTGCAGATCCCCCTGCAAGGTGAATTGGCTAAAGGCATGGTTGCGCGCTTCTTGTAA
- a CDS encoding type II toxin-antitoxin system RelE/ParE family toxin, whose translation MSCKVRYTLAAKEDLKRLFTFLAEHDIQAAKHARKTIATSIQLLEQFPFTCRKAVSDSACLRELVISFGGAGYVALFEIEDNETVTVLAVRHQREDDYH comes from the coding sequence GTGAGTTGCAAGGTTCGCTATACCCTAGCTGCCAAAGAAGATTTGAAGCGTTTGTTCACCTTTTTAGCTGAGCACGATATTCAAGCAGCGAAGCATGCGCGCAAGACCATCGCAACAAGCATCCAACTGCTGGAGCAGTTCCCGTTCACGTGTCGCAAGGCGGTTAGCGACAGCGCCTGTTTGCGTGAACTGGTGATCTCTTTTGGCGGTGCGGGCTATGTCGCACTGTTCGAGATCGAGGACAATGAAACCGTGACGGTGCTCGCGGTGCGCCATCAACGCGAAGACGATTACCATTAA